AAGCCTTCGCATTCCGCGCAGGCGCCGAGCGGGCTGTTGGCGGAGAAGAGCGCCGCGGTAGGCTCGGGATAGGCAGTTCCGCAGTTCGAGCAGTTGAAGCGACGATCGAATTCGAGCACGGCCGACGGCGTCGTGTCGCCGTTGACCCGAGCGACCGCGATCGCGCGTGCGCGTCCCGCACTGAGAATAAAGGCCTTTTCGAGCGCCTCGCGGAGGCGCTCGGCGCCGGCGGTAGCGGTGACACTGACGCGATCAATGACGACGTCGAGCGCTGACGGAAGCGCACCGTTGGGGCTCGCGAGGAAATCTTCGATACTGAAAACTTCGTCGCGACGATAGAGGCGGTGATAACCGTTGGCGGCGAGGTTGGCCGCGGCTTCAGCGAGTGAGCGCGAACCGAGCGCGAAGGGTGCGAGCACGATGTAAAGACCCGGCCGCGCGAGCAGGCGGGACGCGGCGCTCTCGATAGTGTCGCACGTCACCTCGACTTTGCATTGCGGGCAGATCGTCCGCCCGGCTGCCGCGAACAGGATGCGCAGGTAGTCGCTGATCTCGGTGACAGTGCCGACGGTCGAGCGCGCATTCTTGATGGTGTTCTTCTGCTTGAGCGCGAGCGCCGGTGGAATTTCGGTAATCGAATCGACGTCGGGCCGGTCCATGCGCTCGAGAAAGAGCCGCGCATAGGTCGAGAGACTCTGGACGTAACGCCGTTGACCCTCGGCGTAGAGCGTATCGAAGACCAGGCTCGACTTACCCGAGCCGGAAACGCCGGTGACGACGGTCAGCCGCCCGTGCGGAATATCAAGCGAGATATTGCGGAGGTTGTGGGTGCGCGCTCCGCGGATACTGATCGAGCGCTCCAAAACTCTGCTGCCGGGTCCGCTTCAGCGCGGATCGTCAATCGGGCGCGCTTTGATCTTGCGTTCGCCCGGGTACTCGCCGGCAACCTCGGTGTAGAGCTGGCGCAAGCGGAGATCGAACTGCGCCTCGAGCCTGCGGGTGCCCGCGACGCGCTCCGGCTCCGGCAGGTCGCTAAGTTTGCGGACGGCGTCGTCGAGTTCAAAGATCAACCGGTTGCGCCGCACCAGGTACTGATAGCCGTTCATGGGCCTCGCTCAGATGACAGTTAGACGGTAAAAAGTGAAATTCCCAAACACCCGAGTATAGTTTATCCTTGCTGATTCAGACAACCGCGATGGCTTCCGCGCACCTTGACCGCAACTTCAACGCACCGGCGGGTACGCTTGTACCGCTGGATCTCCCGGCGATCACGCACGGCTTCATGAATCGCGGCGGCGGGGTGAGCGTCGGCGCGTATCGCTCGTTCAATCTCGCGCGCTGGGTCGGCGACGATCCGCTTGCGGTCGCGGAGAACTGGCGGCGCTGGCAGGCGGCCCACCCGGCGATGGCACCCGCACTCCTGCAGCAGGTCCACGGGATCGAAGTCCGGACTATAGGTCGTGACTATGGCAGCGCGCGCGCGACCGGCGACGGCGCGGTAACGCACGAGCGCGGGATCGCGCTATGCATCTTCACGGCCGATTGCGTGCCGATCCTGCTGGCCGACGCTGAGCATGGCGTCGTCGGCGCGCTCCACGCCGGCTGGCGCGGGGCGCTCGCAAATATCGCGGCCGCCGGGGTTCGTGCGATGACGGCGATCGGCGCGCGGGCCGGCGCGATCACCGCGGCGCTCGGTCCGGCAATCAGTAGCTGCTGCTTCGAGGTCGATGAGGAATTGGCGGCGCGCTTCGCGGATCAGATTCCTTGCGCGCCGCGTCATACGCGACGTGGCTCGCCGAGCAAGGCGTTTCTCGATCTGCGCGGGATCGTCGCCGAGCAGTTGGCGGATTGCGGCGTGAATCCGGCGCGGATTCTGCAGAGCGGACCGTGTACTAAATGCGCGAACGATCGTTATTTCTCGCGCCGCGCGTCTGGAGCTCCGAGCGGCCTGCAGATGAGTTTTATCGGCCTGACGCGGTGATCACACGTGCCCGCCAAGTCTCCGAAGGAACCGCCGGCGAAGAGCATTTCGACCAAGCGGCTGATCCGCAAGCTGCGCAAGCCGCTCGCACCGCCAACGCGCGTCGTCGAGGATGAGCGGAAGTACAAGCGCTCGCGCGAGCACGTGCGGCTATATCGCGAACCGGAAGAGCCTGCGAAATAATTAAAGCAATACTTTAGAATTGATCCGGTGCGAAGTCAGCGGAGTGTGAAGAAATAAATGATCGGATTCGATCTCAGTGACGAGCAGAAGATGATCCGCGAGACCGTCGCGGCCTTCGCGATCGAGGAAATCCGCCCGGCGGCGCGGCCTGCTGACGAATCCGGCACGATCCCGCTTGCCCTAATTGCCAAAGGCTGGGAGTTGGGCTTGGTGCGCGGCGCAATTCCGGAGGAGTTCGGCGGCTACGGCGACGCCCGTTCGGCCGTGACCGGCGCGATCACGGTCGAGGAGCTGGCCTACGGCGACCTCGCGATCGCGATGCACATGCTGGCGCCGCAACTGCTCGCCTATCCGCTGATCGAAGCCGGCTCGCCGTCGCAGCGGGCGCAATTTTTGCCGCAGTTCGCGGTAGACGCCTTCGTTCCCGCCAGCGCCGCCCTGATGGAGCCGCGATTCGACTTCGAGCCGTCGCTGATGGAGACGACGGCGCGGCGCGACGGCGGCGGCTTCATTCTGAACGGCGACAAGTGTTACGTCCCGCTGGCCGCGCAGTCCGCGTCGATGCTGATCTATGCGGCCACGGATCGCGAGAAGGGCTACGCGGGTGTCGATGCGTTCATCGTGCCGCGCAACACTGCAGGACTTGCCGTCTCGGCGCGCGAAAAGAACATGGGGCTCAAGGCGCTCGAGACCTTCGAGATGAAACTGACGGATTGCCGCGTCGGGTCGGAGGCGCGGCTAGGCGGCGAGTCCGGGATCAATTTCACTCGGCAGTTGAGCCAGTCGCGGGTCGCGATGGCGGCGATGGCGGTCGGTGTCGCGCGCGCGGCATACGACTATGCACGGGCCTATGCGAAGGAGCGCAAGGCTTTCGGCGTGCCGATCGCGACCAAGCAGGCGATCGCCTTCATGCTCGCCGAGATGGCGATCGAACTCGACGCCACGCGGCTGCTGGTCTGGGACGCGGCGTCGCGGCTCGACAAGGGCGACAACGCGCTGAAGGAAAGTTCGCAGGCGCGCAATTACGCGGCGCAGTCGTGCCTGGCGATCGCTGACAACGCGCTCCAAGTGCTCGGCGGCCACGGTTATATCCGCGAACATCCGGTCGAGCTGTGGCTGCGCAACGCGCGCTGCTTCGGCGTGCTCGAAGGGCTGGCGACGGCGTGACGCGAAGGAAAAAGGACAGCACTGATGATCGATTTTGAACTCGAACCCCAGGCGCTCAAGCTGACGAAGATGTACCACGTGGCGGCCACGCAGATGATGCGGCCGATCTCGCGCGAATACGACGAGAACGAGCATGTCGAGCCGCGCCAGTTCTGGGCGACGATGTGGTCGCTGCAGAGCGCCGGCGCCACGGCCGGGGAGTCCAACGCCGCCGACAAACCGGCGGATCCCACAACTGGCACGATCTCGAATACACGCACGTTGGTCACCTGTATCACAGCAGAGGAGCTATGCTGGGGCGATGCCGGACTCTTCATCTCGATTCCCGGCGGCGGACTCGGCGGCGCCGCGGTCGCGGCGGCGGGCAGCCCGGAGCAGCGCGAACGCTTTCTGTGCCGCTTTCGCGAAGGCAAGCCGAAGTGGGGCGCGATGGCGATCACGGAACCGGGTTGCGGTTCGGACTCGGCGGCGGTCACCACCACCGCGATGCGCGACGGCGATCACTATGTGATCAACGGGACCAAGATTTTCTGCACCTCAGGCCAAATGGCGGCCGAAAAGTCCGAGGGCTTCGTCGTGGTCTGGGCCACGCTCGACCGCAAGGTCGGCCGCGCCGCGATTAAGCCCTTCGTCGTCGAGCACAACACCCCCGGCATGACCGTCGTGCGGGTCGAGAACAAGCTCGGTATCCGCGCTTCCGACACCGCGATGCTGACCTTCGACAACTGCCGCGTGCCGGCGGACCATCTGTTGGGGAGCGCTGAAGTCAGGGGTGAAGGCGGTGGTTTCAAGGACGTGATGGCGACCTTCGACGCGACCCGTCCGATCGTCGCGGCGATGGCGTTGGGGGTCGGCCGCGCGGCGCTGGATTTCGTCCGCGATTTCCTCGACGAGCAGAAGATTGAGGTTCGCTATGGGCTCTCACCACGACGGCTGAGCGCGCTCGAGCGCGACTTCATGGAGATGGAGGTGCAGCTCAAGGCGGCGCGCCTGCTGACCTGGCGGGCGGCCTGGATGCTCGATGCTGGAATGCGCAACAGCCTCGAAGCCTCGATGGCCAAGGCGAAGGCGGGGCGCGCGGTCACGCTGATTACACAAAAGGCCGTCGAGTTGCTCGGGCCGCTCGGCTACTCACGCAGCCAGCTCGTCGAAAAGTGGATGCGCGACGCGAAGATCAACGACATCTTCGAGGGTACGCAGCAGATCAATCTGCTGATCGTCGCGCGGCGAATTCTCGATTACAGCAGCAAGGAACTGAACTGAGCGGCGGGCGGGAAGTCAGCGCGCCGACGACGCCGGCCGGATCGGCGAGCGTGGTACGGATCCGCTGGCTCGACGGCATTAAGGGCCTCGCCATCTTGTGGATCGCTTATTTCCACGGCTTCGAGGCCTACCTTAACCGGCGGCTGCCCTCGCCGCTCGAGTCTCATTACTTCGCGCGCTTCCTCCGTCAGGCCGATCCGCAGTCGGCGGGCGCGCTAATCGCGCGAGTGGGTCAAGCGATCTTCGCTGCGGTTGCGGGCGTCGGCTTTCACGCAGTCGGCGTCTTTATCGTGATGAGCGGTTTCGGGCTGAGCTACTCGCTGGCGCGCAGCGGCGGACCGCGCGGCGGCTGGCGCGGATGGTATCGCTCACGCCTGGTGCGGCTGTTCCCGATGTACTGGGCGGCGCATCTGCTCTATCTGCTTTCGCCCTTCCAGGCGCGCCTCGAACCGATCGACTATCGCTTCGTGCTGAGTTTTCTGGGCGATCGCGTCGTGCCGATCTACTACATTTTCTACTATCTGAATCCGGCTTGGTGGTACTTCGGGTTAATCCTCGAGCTCTACGTGGTTTTCCCTCTGCTGTTCAGCCTGATGCGGCGGGTGGGCGCGGGCTGGTTTCTCACGCTGTGCGTCGCGGAAACCGTCGTTAGCCGCTACGTCCTGCTCTTCGTGCTGCACACCTCCGGCTACTATCTGCTCGGCGCATTCTTCGGCTGCCGGCTATGGGAATTCGCGCTCGGGATGGCGCTCGCGGTCTGGTATCAGCGGGATCGCGCTCGCGTTGACCGGCGTCTCTTCAGTTGGGGCGGGCTGGCGGCCGGCGCCGCGACCTATACGGCCGGGCTTTACAGTTACGGCTCGCCGCTGGCGTACACGTTAACCGACGGGCTGATCGGCACCGGGCTCTTCGTGATTCTGGCGAATCTCGCCTGGAGCGCGCGCCGCTTTGCGCGGATCGAAAGAGCGATCACCTACGTGGGGATGTGGTCTTACGGACTTTACCTGATCCATCAGCCTTACATGATCTACTTCGGAGAGCGGATGCGCTGGGCGACGATGGCCGAGTTTACCGTTGCCGCGATCCCGCTGATTGCGCTGCTCGCGATCGCCTTGAGCGGCCTCGAGCGCATCATTAACCGAATTACCGATTATGTCCTCGCGCGGCCCGAACGCCGCGCGGCGCAGGCCGCGTGAGAGGATTAGTTACACCGGCCGCCCGCCGCGGGACGACTCAGTAGAACCAGCGGTCCTTCTCGTAGGAGAAGATCTCGAGGGTTTGCGTCTTGCCGAGCAATCTTGGATGGGCCTTGGCGTCGTCCACGCTCTTGCCCACCAGGTAGTAGCTGAGTTCCTGATAAGTGACCTTGCCGATCGGCACACCCTCGGCGGATTCCTTGGCCTGGCAGCCCTGCACCGTTCCGTAACCGGTATAGGTGGCGGTCTGATAACCCGCGGCCTGATGCCACTGCAAGTGCAAAAGATTCTCGACCTCGCGATCGTGCAGCATCCGGTTCCAGTCCTCGCAGAAGCTCGGCAGGGAGGCGACCGCGGTTTGCCATTTGCGCCGCTGGATCGCGCTCAGACGCGCGAGATCGGCGGTGGTGGCTTTGATCTCGAAGACGGCCTGCTGGAGCGCGGTTTTAGGTGCGGGAGAAGTTGCCGGGGAGCTCGCCAGAGGCGCTGGGGTTAGCGCTTGCGCCGTAGCCCCGGTCGCCGGGAATTCCGCGACGGTTCCCGATTTCGTGACGGTTGAAGCCGCCGCGTCCGAAGCGCTCGCCGGCGCGATCGCGATCGTATCTGCCGATTGCGCCGCGCCCCTGCCCTCCTCTGCTCTGGCCGTCGCCGTTACCATCCAGAGCGCGCAGATCACGAGGACCAACTTCGCAACAACCACCGCAACCCCTATCCGCAACGGCCATCGTGTCATTGCCGCTCCTCCCAAATCCGGATTCCAGGCCGCCGTTAAAACCGTCGGCGCGCGCCTGATTCTGTCGGTAATTGCCCAGAGGATCAACCGTAAAAGAAATCGGGACAGGCAGCACAGCCGCCTATCCCGGGGTCGCAAAATCAGGAAGCGTTGCGGCGGCCACGAACCTTAACGGAACGTGGCCGCCGTTTAGCAGGCCGGATTTACTGTTCGAGCGGGACGAGCTCGACTCGTCGATTTTCCGCGCGACCTTCCTTCGTCTTGTTGGTCGCGACGAAGTTGGTTTTGCCGAAGCCTTGCGGCACCAACTGAGATGCCGGAATGCCCTTGTCCTCGAGGTACGCGGCGACCGACTCCGAGCGGCGCTGCGACAGCTTCAGGTTGTACTTCTCGCCACCGATCGCGTCGCAATAGCCGTTGACGTCGACCTTGACTCCGGCATTCGCCTTAAGCGTCTCGGCCGCCTCGTCCAGCACCGGCTTGTCAACTTCGCGGATAAAGGACTTGTCGAAGTTGAAATGCACGCCACGGAGCACGATCTTCGCCGGCGCGGGAGGCGGCGGAGGTGGTGGTGGTGGCGGCGGAGGTGGTGGCGGTGGCGGTGGGGCTTCCGGGGCTGGCGCCATCGCACAGCCGATCACACCACCCAGCAGACCACCGACGACTACGCCAAGCGGTACGCCGATCTCGTAGTTGCGCTTCTTACCGCCGGCCTGATCGGCAACCAATGCGCCCGTGCCGCCGCCTGCGAGAGCGCCAGCCGCGGCGCCAAGCAAGCAGTACTTCTTCTTCTCCGGCGTCATCGTGCCGCATCCGGCGATGAGTGAGAAGGCTGCCACCCACAGCAGACCGAAACCAAGTTTTTTATGCACCGCTTTTCCCTTCCTCCTGCTGTTCCGACCCCGTGATGCTCATCAGCTTGAATTGAACGAAACCGCCAGCGTCCAAGTCATCAGCACCGGATTCGGAAGTTCACGCTACGTGGTAGCCGCATAATGCACGACTGCCACAACCCAGTCCATTCGTAGCACGCCCGCAATCTTAGATTCACCAACAGTTGTTTGCAATATGCGGAACGATCTTTCGGCGAAGTCCTGACGTTCCCCCCGCGGGCACAATCCATTATCACTTTTGCCCGGATTTGCCCGCTGCGTCTCCGCTCTGCGGCGGCTGCTCCATGTATTGGCGCAACTGTTCCTGTTTGGCCTTGAGCTGAACGACGAGGCTGTCATAGCCGTCGTTATCAATGACTCGCCTGAACTGATTGCGGTAGTTGGCGATTACGCTGATCGCGTCCACGGTGAGGTCGTAAATCCGCCAGACACCGCCGCTCCGATGCATCAGATAATCGATCGTCAGGGGATCCTGTTGGTCGCGGAGCACGACGCTGCTTGAGACCTCGGCATAATCGGGGCCGTCGAATTGCTCTCGGGTAAAGGTAATCGTTGCGGTTTTGGCCTCCTCCTGAACCTTGCTCACGGTGTAATCCTGGAGCTTGCTAAGGTAGGCGTCCTGAATGAAGGCAGTGAAGATCGGGACAAACTGCTCGCGTTGCGCCTGACTCAGGGTGCGCCAATGATAGCCGAGCGCCGAGCGCGCCATGTCCGCGAAGTCGAAGTAACGCGCCGCCAGGATGCGCAGTTTCTCGCGACGCTCGGCGAGCGGCATCTGATCCGCGTGAAAGACCGCAATGACGTCGCTCACGCCCTGCCTCACTTGCGTGAGGGGATCCGCTGCCGGCGGAGCCGACGACCACGCCGAGGTGGCGAGACCGATTGTCATGATCAGCGCGCACAGCAATACATGAGGGGTTAATCGATCAATCATCTTGGTTTGGTACCGCGGGTTGTTTTAGCAGGAAAACTCTTCCAGCGCTGCTCGATAGCGAGATGAAGAGATGGCGAATGCTCTCGGCACGGATTTAGACCTCTGATAAAATCTCGCCCGAGAATGCCGTCAGCATCCAATTCGCGAAAGATCGGATCGATTCTGCTTTACGCACTTTCACTCGCTGGCGCGGTCGCGGGCTTTTTCCTGATTCAGTCGTGGGGCTCGAAGCTGGGTGCGCCGGCAGTTGCCCAGGGCGCCGCACCTATCGCCAGCGCTGGCCACGCGCCGGCGAACGAACTGCTCCATGTGCTGTTGGCGTTGGTCGCGGTGGTGGCGATGGCGCGGCTGCTCGGCACGCTGTTTCGCAATATCCGCCAACCGCCGGTGATCGGAGAGATTATCGCGGGCATCCTGCTGGGACCGTCGCTGTTGGGCCGGGTTGCGCCTGCGATGTCGGCCTATCTGTTCCCGTCAAACGTGACGCCGGCGCTGAACCTGATTGCCCAAGTCGGCGTGATTCTCTTCATGTTTCTGGTCGGCGCCGAGTTGGATCTGGGTTTGTTGCGCAAGCGCGGCCACTCGCTGATGGCAATTTCTCACGCCGGCATCCTGGCGCCGTTTATCCTCGGCGCGACGCTCGCGCTACTGCTCTATCCGCGGCTCTCGTCCAACGATGTGCCGTTTACCAACTTTGCTTTGTTTCTCGGCGTCTCGATGTCAGTGACGGCCTTTCCGGTGTTAGCGCGAATCCTGACCGATCGGCGAATCAGCCGGACGCGGCTGGGTGCACTCGCGCTCTCCTGCGCCGCGATTGGCGATTTGACGGCGTGGTGTCTGCTCGCCTTCGTCGTCGGCGTAGCGCGGGCACAAGGCGGTAATGCGCTGCGGACGCTGATTCTGGCGCTGCTCTACGTCGCTGCGATGGCGCTCGTGGTGCGGCCGCTGATCGGGCGGCTGGTGGTCCTCTACGGTAACAAGGGCCGTCTGACGCAGGGGCTGATGGCGATTATCTTCGTGCTGCTGCTGCTATCGTCGGCGGCGACCGAGGTTATCGGCATCCACGCGATCTTCGGCGCTTTCGCCTTGGGCGCGATGATTCCTCACGACAGCGGGATCGCGCGCGATCTGATCGATCGGCTCGAAGATCTCGTCGTGGTGCTGCTGCTGCCCGCCTTTTTCGCCTTCACCGGCCTGCGCACGCAAATCGGTTTGCTCAACAGCCCGCAACAATGGGCGCTTTGTGGACTGATCATCCTGGTGGCGTCGGTCGGCAAGTTCGGCGGCGCTACGGTGGCAGCCCGCCTTACCGGGATGGGCTGGCGCGAGGGTGCGGCGCTGGGCGTGCTGATGAACACCCGCGGCCTGATGGAGTTGATCGTGCTCAACATCGGACTCGAACTCCACATCATCTCTCCGGTGCTATTTGCCATGATGATCCTGATGGCGCTGGCGACGACCTTTGCCACCACGCCGATTGTTCATCTGCTCAGCTCGGAGAGTGAGGCGGGCATGCAGCCGAGCACGCGCTATCCGCAAACGCGGGAACCGGCGCGCAGCGCGATCCTGGTGCCGGTCGCAAATCCCAACGGCGTAGCACGGCTGGTCAACCTGGCGTTGGCAGCGACGCCGCTTGAGCTGCCGCCGCCGCGCGTGCTCGCGATCGTTCGCCGTCCTCCCGGCGGAGTGCGCGCCAGTCTCGATGACACTGGAGCGCTCGCGATTCCGCGCTCGGCCGCGCTCAGCGCCGCGCTGGA
This sequence is a window from Candidatus Binataceae bacterium. Protein-coding genes within it:
- the pgeF gene encoding peptidoglycan editing factor PgeF translates to MASAHLDRNFNAPAGTLVPLDLPAITHGFMNRGGGVSVGAYRSFNLARWVGDDPLAVAENWRRWQAAHPAMAPALLQQVHGIEVRTIGRDYGSARATGDGAVTHERGIALCIFTADCVPILLADAEHGVVGALHAGWRGALANIAAAGVRAMTAIGARAGAITAALGPAISSCCFEVDEELAARFADQIPCAPRHTRRGSPSKAFLDLRGIVAEQLADCGVNPARILQSGPCTKCANDRYFSRRASGAPSGLQMSFIGLTR
- a CDS encoding OmpA family protein — protein: MHKKLGFGLLWVAAFSLIAGCGTMTPEKKKYCLLGAAAGALAGGGTGALVADQAGGKKRNYEIGVPLGVVVGGLLGGVIGCAMAPAPEAPPPPPPPPPPPPPPPPPPAPAKIVLRGVHFNFDKSFIREVDKPVLDEAAETLKANAGVKVDVNGYCDAIGGEKYNLKLSQRRSESVAAYLEDKGIPASQLVPQGFGKTNFVATNKTKEGRAENRRVELVPLEQ
- a CDS encoding acyl-CoA dehydrogenase family protein, whose protein sequence is MIDFELEPQALKLTKMYHVAATQMMRPISREYDENEHVEPRQFWATMWSLQSAGATAGESNAADKPADPTTGTISNTRTLVTCITAEELCWGDAGLFISIPGGGLGGAAVAAAGSPEQRERFLCRFREGKPKWGAMAITEPGCGSDSAAVTTTAMRDGDHYVINGTKIFCTSGQMAAEKSEGFVVVWATLDRKVGRAAIKPFVVEHNTPGMTVVRVENKLGIRASDTAMLTFDNCRVPADHLLGSAEVRGEGGGFKDVMATFDATRPIVAAMALGVGRAALDFVRDFLDEQKIEVRYGLSPRRLSALERDFMEMEVQLKAARLLTWRAAWMLDAGMRNSLEASMAKAKAGRAVTLITQKAVELLGPLGYSRSQLVEKWMRDAKINDIFEGTQQINLLIVARRILDYSSKELN
- a CDS encoding acyl-CoA dehydrogenase family protein, which gives rise to MIGFDLSDEQKMIRETVAAFAIEEIRPAARPADESGTIPLALIAKGWELGLVRGAIPEEFGGYGDARSAVTGAITVEELAYGDLAIAMHMLAPQLLAYPLIEAGSPSQRAQFLPQFAVDAFVPASAALMEPRFDFEPSLMETTARRDGGGFILNGDKCYVPLAAQSASMLIYAATDREKGYAGVDAFIVPRNTAGLAVSAREKNMGLKALETFEMKLTDCRVGSEARLGGESGINFTRQLSQSRVAMAAMAVGVARAAYDYARAYAKERKAFGVPIATKQAIAFMLAEMAIELDATRLLVWDAASRLDKGDNALKESSQARNYAAQSCLAIADNALQVLGGHGYIREHPVELWLRNARCFGVLEGLATA
- a CDS encoding acyltransferase; amino-acid sequence: MVRIRWLDGIKGLAILWIAYFHGFEAYLNRRLPSPLESHYFARFLRQADPQSAGALIARVGQAIFAAVAGVGFHAVGVFIVMSGFGLSYSLARSGGPRGGWRGWYRSRLVRLFPMYWAAHLLYLLSPFQARLEPIDYRFVLSFLGDRVVPIYYIFYYLNPAWWYFGLILELYVVFPLLFSLMRRVGAGWFLTLCVAETVVSRYVLLFVLHTSGYYLLGAFFGCRLWEFALGMALAVWYQRDRARVDRRLFSWGGLAAGAATYTAGLYSYGSPLAYTLTDGLIGTGLFVILANLAWSARRFARIERAITYVGMWSYGLYLIHQPYMIYFGERMRWATMAEFTVAAIPLIALLAIALSGLERIINRITDYVLARPERRAAQAA
- a CDS encoding ABC transporter substrate-binding protein yields the protein MIDRLTPHVLLCALIMTIGLATSAWSSAPPAADPLTQVRQGVSDVIAVFHADQMPLAERREKLRILAARYFDFADMARSALGYHWRTLSQAQREQFVPIFTAFIQDAYLSKLQDYTVSKVQEEAKTATITFTREQFDGPDYAEVSSSVVLRDQQDPLTIDYLMHRSGGVWRIYDLTVDAISVIANYRNQFRRVIDNDGYDSLVVQLKAKQEQLRQYMEQPPQSGDAAGKSGQK
- a CDS encoding cation:proton antiporter; this encodes MPSASNSRKIGSILLYALSLAGAVAGFFLIQSWGSKLGAPAVAQGAAPIASAGHAPANELLHVLLALVAVVAMARLLGTLFRNIRQPPVIGEIIAGILLGPSLLGRVAPAMSAYLFPSNVTPALNLIAQVGVILFMFLVGAELDLGLLRKRGHSLMAISHAGILAPFILGATLALLLYPRLSSNDVPFTNFALFLGVSMSVTAFPVLARILTDRRISRTRLGALALSCAAIGDLTAWCLLAFVVGVARAQGGNALRTLILALLYVAAMALVVRPLIGRLVVLYGNKGRLTQGLMAIIFVLLLLSSAATEVIGIHAIFGAFALGAMIPHDSGIARDLIDRLEDLVVVLLLPAFFAFTGLRTQIGLLNSPQQWALCGLIILVASVGKFGGATVAARLTGMGWREGAALGVLMNTRGLMELIVLNIGLELHIISPVLFAMMILMALATTFATTPIVHLLSSESEAGMQPSTRYPQTREPARSAILVPVANPNGVARLVNLALAATPLELPPPRVLAIVRRPPGGVRASLDDTGALAIPRSAALSAALELAWSRGAVITPQAVWSDDPAADLVQIATGAGIGWVLLGPHRAVFGADFRGGIVRTVLDQARALPLSVVVAMHSDDAPLERLFAVVDSGYDGRAALELATRLAQRTECSLHVIRIAHGTEPAELELAAMLAEAARVAGRRLHTEALANPSTSLIAARTAGGLVIVAAAVAEQLGLARRGFIDGRPMLLVQGSRFASAAAVALPVSTRTVIS